One part of the Candidatus Wallbacteria bacterium genome encodes these proteins:
- a CDS encoding ATP-binding protein, whose protein sequence is MEFRPLSPKTVEETGLKASFLMDLTLKLIYARGRITGKDVSLELKLPACVTLEALEGLKKLKLVESAGSSHPIHCIFEILDRGREKVREIFERDEYIGPAPVCLAQYNDIMKKHVKEFTRVSPEEVRKAFSDLVIPESIIEEIGPAINSRGSMFLFGPPGNGKTSIAERISRIINNQVLLPYAIEIDNQVIKLFDPAYHKVLETGEPSLTFDNRWLLCVPPAVVVGGELTLKELDLIWNPTSKFYEAPIHLKANGGMFLIDDFGRQIVRPRDLLNRWIYPLEKNSDYLTLHTGKKIEVPFIQLIVFSTNLDPSELVDEAFLRRLQNKINVVDPSPQQYKDIFRLNCNNMKVPFDEPMVDLFMEKYMKAEGRPFRSCQPRDILKIIRAKCLFDGKEFQLNEDVFKYACKQYYVKLK, encoded by the coding sequence ATGGAATTCAGACCCCTTTCCCCGAAAACTGTGGAAGAAACCGGCTTGAAAGCGTCCTTCCTGATGGATCTGACCCTGAAGTTGATCTATGCAAGAGGCAGGATTACCGGTAAAGATGTATCCCTGGAGCTGAAGCTTCCTGCCTGCGTCACGCTGGAAGCGCTGGAAGGATTGAAGAAGCTGAAATTAGTCGAATCCGCAGGATCCTCCCATCCCATCCACTGTATTTTCGAAATCCTGGACCGGGGAAGGGAAAAAGTGCGCGAGATTTTCGAACGTGATGAATACATAGGACCTGCGCCGGTCTGTCTTGCCCAATATAATGACATCATGAAGAAGCATGTCAAAGAATTCACCAGGGTTTCTCCAGAGGAAGTGAGGAAGGCTTTTTCCGATCTCGTGATACCTGAGTCCATCATAGAGGAAATCGGGCCTGCCATCAATTCCCGCGGTTCCATGTTCCTGTTCGGCCCTCCTGGGAACGGCAAAACCTCAATTGCGGAACGCATTTCCCGCATCATCAACAATCAGGTGCTGCTGCCTTACGCCATTGAGATCGACAATCAGGTGATCAAGCTTTTTGATCCGGCATATCACAAAGTCCTGGAAACAGGCGAACCTTCGCTGACCTTCGACAACCGCTGGCTGCTCTGCGTTCCCCCTGCGGTGGTGGTGGGAGGAGAGCTGACGCTGAAGGAGCTCGATCTGATCTGGAACCCGACATCCAAATTCTACGAGGCTCCGATCCATCTCAAAGCCAATGGCGGCATGTTCCTGATCGACGACTTCGGCCGGCAGATCGTCAGGCCCAGGGATCTCCTGAACCGCTGGATTTACCCCCTGGAAAAGAATTCGGACTATCTCACACTGCATACGGGCAAGAAAATTGAGGTGCCTTTCATTCAGCTGATTGTCTTCTCCACCAACCTCGATCCTTCAGAACTGGTGGATGAAGCCTTCCTGCGGCGCCTGCAGAACAAGATCAATGTCGTAGACCCTTCGCCGCAGCAATACAAGGATATTTTCCGTTTAAACTGCAACAACATGAAAGTTCCCTTTGACGAACCCATGGTGGACCTGTTCATGGAAAAATACATGAAGGCAGAGGGAAGACCTTTCCGCTCCTGCCAGCCCCGCGACATTCTGAAGATCATCCGCGCCAAATGCCTGTTTGACGGGAAAGAGTTCCAGCTTAACGAGGACGTCTTCAAATACGCCTGCAAGCAGTATTACGTGAAACTCAAGTAA
- a CDS encoding type II secretion system F family protein translates to MNPLWLIGIGIVVAAVFMFWPSGQKRAMQKRLNMLATQDGKKVIATAAELELQKSFKERVILPILHSFTKKSAKKTNRAKKEKLRMELAQAGNPFGLSAEEFMALRTVLTLLFMFIGLLICFLLRQPMINFVMAGMISVILAMLMPNFYIKKQITFRKGMIQRKLPDVLDLLTVSVEAGLGFDSAMNKVVEKFEGPLADEFKVVLNEVKLGKKRRDALKDMANKMEVDDLSNFISSLIQAETLGVSLGNVLRIQSAQARQRRRQRAEEAAMKAPIKMLLPMVGCIFPCIFVIIGTPIVIGVYEAAVKNKMKP, encoded by the coding sequence GTGAATCCTTTGTGGTTGATTGGAATTGGGATAGTAGTGGCGGCTGTCTTCATGTTCTGGCCAAGCGGGCAGAAGAGGGCAATGCAGAAGCGACTTAATATGCTTGCCACTCAGGACGGCAAGAAAGTGATCGCCACTGCCGCGGAACTGGAACTGCAGAAGAGCTTCAAGGAAAGGGTCATCCTGCCGATCCTGCATTCCTTCACCAAAAAATCCGCGAAGAAGACCAATCGCGCTAAAAAGGAAAAGCTCAGGATGGAACTTGCCCAGGCCGGCAACCCCTTCGGGTTGAGCGCGGAAGAGTTCATGGCTCTGCGGACTGTGCTGACACTGCTGTTCATGTTTATCGGCCTGCTGATCTGCTTCCTGCTGCGGCAGCCAATGATTAATTTTGTCATGGCAGGCATGATCTCCGTGATTCTGGCCATGCTGATGCCGAATTTTTACATTAAAAAGCAGATCACTTTTCGTAAAGGCATGATCCAGAGAAAGCTGCCTGATGTGCTGGACCTGCTTACCGTAAGCGTCGAAGCAGGCCTGGGTTTCGACTCTGCCATGAACAAAGTGGTGGAAAAGTTCGAGGGTCCGCTGGCCGACGAATTCAAGGTCGTTCTGAATGAAGTGAAACTTGGCAAGAAAAGACGTGATGCACTTAAAGATATGGCCAATAAAATGGAGGTGGATGACCTTTCGAATTTCATTTCCTCCCTGATCCAGGCAGAAACGCTCGGAGTGAGCCTTGGAAATGTACTCAGGATCCAGTCTGCTCAGGCCCGCCAGCGCAGGAGGCAGCGCGCCGAGGAAGCTGCCATGAAAGCACCCATCAAAATGCTGCTGCCGATGGTCGGATGTATTTTCCCCTGCATTTTCGTGATCATCGGCACACCAATCGTAATTGGTGTTTATGAAGCAGCAGTCAAGAACAAGATGAAACCTTAA
- a CDS encoding type II secretion system F family protein produces the protein MNLWMILFFIALGAFVYYLFSFQGFANQNDALKERLKTISDDKPQEARIEKKTLDAGKSGKARLSDILQNVGKIVTPGKIGQNIQKRLEFANIPLKSNEFVAIILLSTVLPMSLAMMLFKSFVIGLGSAVVGFIAPNFILSRKIAKRRRQFQDQMLDNLVMLSNSLKAGYSFLQGLDLLSKEAAPPSCEEYTRIVRESGLGMDLEKSMRDLNERMASEDFDLVVTVIMIQRQIGGNLSEILDGISNTIRERMRIKGQISTLTAQVRLSGIIVAGMPIAIFLGFYAIRPDLMSLFFTYHEGWFHAYYMLLVCGVMEGIGFMIMQKIGDIEV, from the coding sequence ATGAATCTCTGGATGATCCTGTTCTTCATTGCTCTGGGGGCATTCGTATATTATCTGTTCTCTTTTCAGGGATTCGCAAATCAGAACGATGCTCTGAAAGAGAGACTGAAAACCATTTCCGATGACAAGCCCCAGGAAGCCAGGATCGAAAAAAAGACCCTGGATGCGGGCAAATCAGGTAAGGCCAGATTGTCAGATATTTTGCAGAATGTAGGGAAAATCGTCACTCCAGGCAAGATCGGACAGAATATCCAGAAAAGGCTTGAATTTGCCAATATTCCTCTCAAATCCAATGAATTCGTGGCCATCATCCTGCTCTCCACTGTACTTCCGATGTCGCTGGCTATGATGCTCTTTAAAAGCTTTGTGATCGGGCTTGGATCCGCAGTTGTCGGGTTTATCGCCCCGAACTTTATTCTCAGCAGGAAGATCGCGAAACGGCGCAGGCAGTTCCAGGACCAGATGCTGGACAACCTGGTCATGCTCAGCAATTCCCTCAAAGCAGGCTACAGCTTTCTTCAGGGTCTGGATCTGCTTTCAAAAGAAGCCGCCCCACCCTCCTGCGAAGAATACACTCGCATCGTCAGGGAGTCCGGATTAGGGATGGATCTGGAAAAATCAATGCGCGACCTTAACGAACGGATGGCCAGTGAAGATTTCGACCTGGTTGTGACTGTAATCATGATTCAAAGGCAGATCGGAGGCAACCTTTCAGAGATTCTGGACGGGATTTCCAATACAATCAGGGAACGCATGAGGATCAAGGGGCAGATTTCGACCCTGACAGCTCAGGTACGCCTTTCAGGGATCATAGTCGCCGGGATGCCGATAGCGATTTTCCTGGGTTTTTACGCGATCCGGCCAGACCTGATGAGTTTATTTTTCACATATCATGAAGGCTGGTTCCATGCCTATTACATGTTGCTCGTTTGCGGAGTGATGGAAGGCATTGGCTTCATGATCATGCAGAAAATAGGGGATATAGAGGTTTAA
- a CDS encoding CpaF family protein, whose product MGLLERLGEDKKKPATPQGGATEGIRKPEESRRGSAHESESGSGSGMNTHQDLMEEIKNTLIEEMDQDLLKEKDEEKKRDIFGKKLDEILKKLTAERMLKIAPPVQKKIIEDVLDDVLGLGPIQKLLRDDSLSEIMVNGPKQVYIERKGKLVLSDVTFRDNEHVLHIIEKIIAPLGRRCDESSPMVDARLKDGSRVNAIIPPLALNGPTITIRKFKKDPLQVSDLVRWNTLTQEMADFVKACVHGRLNIVISGGTGSGKTTTLNILSGFIPEDERIITVEDAAELQLRQPHVVSLETRPPNIEGKGEVTIRDLIKNTLRMRPERVVVGECRGGEALDMLQAMNTGHDGSLTTGHANTPRDMIRRLETMVMMSGMDLPVKAIRENISSAIHLIVQQSRLQDGSRKVTHITEVQGMEGETVVLQDIFIFEAQGLDEKGKIIGKLKPTGIRPKFMDKLISHGQNLPADIFTEKL is encoded by the coding sequence ATGGGCTTACTGGAACGTTTGGGAGAAGACAAAAAAAAACCTGCTACCCCGCAGGGCGGTGCTACTGAAGGTATCAGAAAGCCTGAAGAATCGAGGAGGGGTTCTGCCCATGAATCAGAATCCGGCTCCGGCTCGGGAATGAATACCCATCAGGACCTGATGGAAGAAATCAAGAATACTTTAATCGAAGAAATGGATCAGGATCTTCTCAAAGAGAAGGACGAGGAAAAAAAACGAGACATCTTCGGTAAAAAGCTGGATGAAATTCTGAAAAAACTTACTGCTGAGCGGATGCTGAAGATCGCTCCCCCTGTTCAGAAGAAGATCATCGAGGATGTGCTTGACGACGTGCTGGGCCTGGGTCCGATCCAGAAACTGCTGCGTGACGACAGCCTTTCTGAAATCATGGTAAACGGGCCTAAGCAGGTGTACATCGAGCGCAAGGGAAAACTTGTGCTCTCAGACGTAACTTTCCGTGATAATGAACATGTGCTGCACATCATCGAGAAAATCATTGCGCCCTTAGGCAGGCGTTGCGATGAAAGCTCTCCCATGGTGGACGCGCGCTTGAAGGACGGTTCCCGTGTAAACGCGATCATCCCGCCTCTGGCGCTCAACGGGCCCACGATCACGATCAGAAAATTCAAGAAAGATCCGCTCCAGGTGTCGGATCTGGTGCGCTGGAATACACTGACCCAGGAAATGGCAGACTTCGTCAAAGCCTGTGTGCACGGAAGGCTGAATATAGTAATTTCCGGTGGTACCGGCTCCGGAAAAACCACCACGCTCAATATCCTGTCCGGATTCATTCCTGAGGACGAGCGCATCATTACTGTGGAAGACGCCGCAGAACTTCAGCTGCGTCAGCCGCACGTAGTATCGCTGGAAACCCGCCCGCCAAACATCGAAGGCAAGGGTGAAGTCACGATCCGCGACCTGATCAAGAATACTTTGCGTATGAGACCGGAACGGGTAGTCGTCGGAGAATGCCGCGGAGGCGAAGCGCTGGACATGCTGCAGGCCATGAATACAGGCCACGACGGTTCCCTGACCACAGGCCACGCCAATACTCCGCGCGATATGATCCGCAGGCTTGAGACGATGGTGATGATGTCAGGCATGGATCTGCCAGTCAAAGCCATCCGCGAGAACATTTCTTCAGCCATTCATCTGATAGTGCAGCAGAGCCGTCTGCAGGACGGTTCCAGGAAAGTCACGCACATCACCGAAGTGCAGGGCATGGAAGGCGAGACAGTCGTATTGCAGGACATCTTCATTTTTGAAGCCCAGGGACTGGATGAAAAAGGGAAGATCATCGGCAAATTGAAGCCGACCGGAATCAGGCCTAAATTCATGGACAAACTGATCTCACACGGGCAGAACCTTCCGGCTGACATCTTTACGGAGAAATTATGA
- a CDS encoding response regulator — protein MPIRVLIADDNPETREHLKKLFEATEDIVVAGEAANGQEAVDFSGKNSPDIVLMDINMPVKNGVEATEEITSLYPNVSVIMISVQDEPEYLRKSMNAGAKDYIIKPFNPLELVSNIRKVYNREHKKTRQMASKARKTGKVVTFFSTKGGCGKTTLLINIAIALKQKFPALRVAIFDLKLQFGDIALMMNLKNPTTVFDLVSTENFDPMQIDEYLSKHESGVSVLACPEKPQHADSIDIDFIHNLVSTSKEKYDYIFIDTSSIIREIELCILDETSDGHLILVLTPEVTALKDTRETMLILEDLGYPLDKISVILNRGDKNLVLTIDDIEKTLATRIDVIIPSEGEITVQALNRGVPFMISHSGSRIAKSIYESLQKLFQLSLREEEEGFLDKIKKMVR, from the coding sequence ATGCCAATAAGAGTACTGATTGCAGACGATAATCCCGAAACCCGGGAGCATCTGAAAAAATTGTTCGAAGCGACTGAAGACATTGTCGTTGCAGGGGAAGCTGCCAATGGGCAGGAAGCCGTGGACTTCAGCGGAAAAAACTCCCCTGACATTGTGCTCATGGATATCAATATGCCGGTGAAAAACGGCGTTGAAGCAACCGAAGAGATTACCTCACTTTACCCTAATGTTTCAGTGATCATGATCTCGGTCCAGGATGAACCTGAGTATTTGCGTAAATCCATGAATGCCGGGGCCAAGGATTACATCATCAAGCCTTTCAACCCCCTGGAACTGGTCAGCAACATCCGTAAAGTTTACAATCGCGAGCATAAAAAGACCAGACAGATGGCTTCCAAGGCTCGAAAGACCGGCAAAGTAGTCACATTTTTCTCCACTAAAGGAGGATGCGGCAAGACTACTCTGCTGATCAACATAGCGATTGCCCTGAAGCAGAAATTCCCTGCCTTGAGAGTGGCGATATTTGATTTGAAGCTTCAGTTCGGGGACATAGCCCTGATGATGAATCTGAAGAATCCGACTACTGTGTTCGATCTTGTAAGCACCGAGAATTTCGATCCCATGCAGATTGATGAATACCTTTCCAAGCATGAGTCAGGCGTATCTGTGCTGGCGTGTCCGGAAAAACCTCAGCACGCCGACAGCATCGACATTGATTTCATACACAACCTCGTTTCTACGAGTAAGGAAAAGTATGACTATATTTTTATTGATACTTCGTCCATTATCAGGGAAATCGAACTCTGCATTCTCGACGAAACATCTGATGGGCATCTGATCCTGGTATTGACACCCGAAGTCACTGCTCTCAAAGATACCAGGGAAACCATGCTGATTCTGGAAGATCTTGGCTACCCACTGGATAAGATCAGCGTGATCCTCAACCGTGGAGATAAGAATCTGGTGCTGACCATCGATGACATCGAAAAAACTCTGGCCACCAGAATCGACGTCATCATTCCTTCTGAGGGTGAGATAACGGTGCAGGCCTTGAATCGAGGGGTGCCGTTCATGATTTCTCATAGTGGGTCACGAATTGCAAAGTCGATTTATGAATCTCTCCAGAAGCTTTTCCAGCTTTCCCTGAGGGAAGAGGAAGAGGGATTTCTGGATAAAATCAAGAAAATGGTGAGGTGA
- a CDS encoding pilus assembly protein N-terminal domain-containing protein codes for MLKKIILLVMVFTVTAFAENLINLRAGESKVLQFKDLSKVSIVDPAIADVMAVSDHELLVMAKNVGLTTLYVWMGSEMQQYQLSVSNSSLHEKVREAIGKDIEVIVAKEAIILKGVVDSEDEKKTAEEIAKVYSDKVTNSLRIADRNTGKRFMNLEQEVEELIGIKGVKVKIRDKKLILDGEVSNQNDVNRAMQVASVYSEKVINLLRVNQPYQIMIEAKVIDISKNSTESLGVDWGSDITAAHLSTGNAKGLFPFAEKRDANITSDDNLKIGSITRYYNVMGTLKALIEEGKAKIISSPTMMTMSGISANLTVGGRVPVRSTTVSNNSVTENFTYEQYGLTVNITPEVEANHNVMLDLSIDITDLQYGQTKDNNQNVVPEFLSRNARSIVTCANSETIVISGLIRERVDQNNDKIPVLSKIPGLGKLFHNNINKKTESELLILLTPHVIRAGEFVEKVTVQKAAEVEVPVLNMNTGKTKTVPKSSKAKTVQNEEKAKASQPAPSLTVSSSPAFPLGIHQTNQMKNYGSDRRSKILGSTCRPEKGYAQSGQDDRMTLR; via the coding sequence ATGCTGAAGAAAATAATCCTGCTAGTCATGGTGTTTACTGTGACAGCATTCGCCGAGAATCTGATCAATCTGCGGGCCGGGGAATCAAAAGTTCTTCAGTTCAAGGATTTGTCCAAAGTTTCCATTGTTGATCCGGCCATTGCCGATGTAATGGCTGTCTCGGACCATGAACTGCTCGTGATGGCCAAAAATGTCGGGCTGACCACACTTTACGTCTGGATGGGCAGCGAGATGCAGCAGTACCAGCTTTCAGTCTCGAATTCAAGCCTTCATGAGAAAGTCAGAGAAGCCATCGGCAAGGATATCGAAGTGATAGTGGCAAAGGAAGCGATCATTTTAAAAGGCGTGGTGGACAGCGAAGATGAAAAGAAAACTGCCGAGGAGATCGCCAAAGTTTATTCCGATAAAGTGACTAACTCCTTGAGAATAGCTGATCGGAATACTGGCAAGAGATTCATGAATCTGGAGCAGGAAGTCGAGGAACTGATCGGCATCAAAGGTGTCAAAGTCAAAATCAGGGATAAAAAACTGATCCTGGATGGAGAAGTCAGCAACCAGAACGATGTGAATCGTGCCATGCAGGTAGCTTCAGTTTATTCCGAGAAAGTAATCAACCTGTTGCGCGTCAATCAGCCCTATCAGATCATGATTGAGGCTAAAGTCATTGACATCAGCAAAAATTCCACGGAATCTCTCGGTGTGGACTGGGGCTCAGACATCACTGCAGCTCATCTTTCCACTGGAAACGCCAAGGGATTGTTCCCGTTCGCGGAAAAAAGGGATGCTAACATCACTTCAGATGATAATCTCAAGATCGGGTCCATCACCAGATATTATAATGTGATGGGTACTCTGAAAGCCTTGATCGAAGAAGGAAAAGCCAAGATCATCTCATCCCCGACTATGATGACCATGTCAGGAATTTCAGCCAATCTTACTGTCGGCGGACGCGTGCCTGTCAGAAGCACTACTGTCAGCAACAACTCGGTGACCGAAAATTTCACCTACGAGCAGTATGGCCTGACTGTAAACATCACCCCTGAAGTTGAAGCTAATCACAATGTGATGCTGGATCTTTCCATTGATATCACGGATCTGCAGTATGGGCAGACCAAGGACAACAACCAGAACGTGGTACCTGAATTCCTGAGCCGCAATGCCAGGAGCATAGTCACCTGTGCCAACAGTGAAACTATCGTGATTTCAGGTCTGATCAGGGAGCGTGTTGATCAGAACAACGATAAAATCCCTGTGCTGTCAAAAATCCCCGGCCTGGGCAAACTCTTTCATAACAACATCAACAAGAAGACCGAGTCGGAACTCCTGATCCTGCTTACTCCTCATGTAATCAGGGCAGGTGAGTTTGTGGAAAAGGTAACTGTTCAGAAAGCTGCTGAGGTCGAAGTTCCGGTGCTGAACATGAACACCGGGAAAACCAAGACAGTTCCAAAATCCTCCAAAGCCAAGACGGTTCAGAATGAGGAAAAAGCCAAGGCTTCCCAGCCTGCCCCTTCGCTGACAGTATCGTCCTCTCCGGCCTTCCCCCTGGGAATTCATCAGACAAACCAGATGAAAAACTACGGGTCTGACAGGCGGAGCAAGATACTTGGTTCAACCTGCAGGCCGGAAAAAGGTTATGCCCAGTCCGGTCAGGATGACCGGATGACGCTGAGATAA
- the cpaB gene encoding Flp pilus assembly protein CpaB: MGRQKRIIVLIFMGALCWVFASLMGWTGGTPKPKKLPPKATQEVQVVQLSTAEVVPKIILEKVVCTKTPVKRGDKLDKDLVELKEFDVKDIEKDTCKTLDEVIGMVAVVDIESSQQLKKEQFVDLRNLTKMSLRIPKGMRAISLKVGNPYYVISGLITQLDRVDVIAVFKSPSEVDDGYSKIVVEDAILLALGETYDPDQSEFGSKAPLSGTPGAPGTTAAPGQPAPAPAPAAGGNPAQNLRLMEGKKMSNVTLAVLPKDAEALAMITEKADFFYLALRYPFDDEKIGSTGTVQHEVLGVQKRDEIVKIYEHQAKLKELQLQKVMILKGSTGVDKSKNQTVIHVGD; the protein is encoded by the coding sequence ATGGGACGCCAAAAACGGATTATTGTTTTGATATTCATGGGAGCTCTCTGCTGGGTTTTCGCAAGCTTGATGGGCTGGACCGGGGGTACCCCTAAGCCTAAGAAACTTCCACCTAAAGCAACTCAGGAAGTTCAGGTGGTCCAGCTTTCCACTGCAGAAGTGGTTCCGAAAATCATCCTGGAAAAAGTGGTTTGCACTAAAACGCCGGTCAAAAGAGGCGACAAACTGGATAAAGATCTCGTTGAATTAAAAGAGTTTGATGTCAAAGATATCGAAAAAGATACCTGCAAAACTCTGGATGAAGTGATCGGAATGGTGGCTGTTGTTGATATCGAGAGTTCACAGCAGCTCAAAAAAGAGCAATTTGTTGATTTGAGAAATCTTACTAAAATGTCTCTGCGGATTCCAAAAGGCATGAGAGCGATCTCACTCAAAGTAGGAAATCCGTATTATGTCATTTCCGGACTGATCACTCAGCTCGACCGGGTGGATGTAATCGCTGTTTTCAAATCTCCCAGTGAGGTCGATGACGGATATTCCAAGATCGTCGTTGAAGATGCGATTCTCCTGGCTCTTGGCGAAACATATGATCCTGACCAAAGTGAATTCGGGTCAAAAGCGCCCCTCAGTGGGACCCCAGGAGCCCCCGGGACCACTGCAGCCCCCGGGCAACCAGCCCCTGCACCAGCCCCGGCAGCCGGAGGAAATCCAGCCCAGAATCTCAGGCTGATGGAAGGGAAGAAAATGTCGAATGTCACGCTTGCTGTTCTGCCGAAAGACGCGGAAGCACTGGCGATGATAACTGAGAAGGCGGATTTCTTTTATCTGGCGCTTAGATATCCTTTCGATGATGAAAAAATCGGTTCCACAGGGACAGTTCAGCATGAAGTGCTCGGAGTTCAGAAACGCGATGAGATTGTCAAAATTTATGAACATCAGGCTAAATTGAAAGAACTACAACTGCAGAAGGTGATGATTCTCAAGGGATCGACCGGTGTCGACAAGTCCAAGAACCAGACTGTGATCCATGTTGGTGACTGA
- the mutM gene encoding bifunctional DNA-formamidopyrimidine glycosylase/DNA-(apurinic or apyrimidinic site) lyase, producing the protein MPELPEVETIVRGLCRRIIGRQIKKIEIRDRKLDAFPSGMITGRCIKQITRRGKYILMDVGLPKKIVFHLRMTGALLVRNDVESLKYLRLIFHLNQEFLVLEDKRRFATADLMQPEAIEKKLGPEPLSDNFTLAYLAAELKLSKMNLKSFLLDQKRIAGIGNIYASEIAFAAEIDPERKTGTLNARETVNLYRAVVQILNLACELRGTTFSDYRDTEGRSGGFQEQLTVFRKNGSPCPRCGAIIRRKVIGQRSTFFCHSCQK; encoded by the coding sequence ATGCCGGAATTACCCGAAGTGGAAACCATTGTCAGAGGATTGTGCAGAAGAATCATCGGAAGGCAGATAAAAAAAATCGAGATCAGAGACCGGAAACTCGATGCTTTTCCAAGCGGAATGATTACAGGCAGATGCATCAAGCAGATAACCCGCCGCGGTAAATACATACTGATGGATGTCGGACTTCCAAAAAAAATTGTGTTCCATCTGCGCATGACAGGAGCTCTTCTCGTCCGGAACGATGTTGAAAGCCTTAAGTATCTCAGATTGATTTTCCACCTCAATCAGGAATTCCTGGTTCTGGAAGACAAACGCAGGTTCGCAACCGCTGACTTGATGCAGCCTGAAGCAATAGAAAAAAAACTGGGTCCTGAACCGCTCAGCGATAATTTTACGCTGGCCTATCTTGCCGCAGAATTGAAGCTCTCGAAAATGAATCTGAAGTCGTTTCTCCTGGATCAGAAAAGAATCGCAGGGATAGGAAATATCTATGCCAGTGAAATTGCCTTTGCCGCAGAAATCGATCCTGAACGGAAAACCGGGACTTTGAATGCCAGGGAAACGGTTAACCTTTACAGGGCAGTGGTGCAGATTTTGAACCTGGCCTGCGAGCTGCGGGGAACAACTTTCAGTGATTACCGGGATACTGAAGGCAGGAGCGGCGGCTTCCAGGAACAGCTGACAGTATTCCGGAAAAACGGGTCACCCTGTCCCAGATGCGGAGCAATCATAAGACGCAAAGTGATCGGCCAGCGCAGTACCTTCTTCTGCCACAGCTGCCAGAAATAA
- a CDS encoding acylphosphatase — MPIITRKIIVSGSVQGVGYRAFVRRKALGSGIKGYVTNCEDGTVEVIYQGELGLFQEFISLLLTGPSMSSVEDLNVAEIEGPEIYWDFTVK; from the coding sequence ATGCCGATTATAACCAGAAAAATCATTGTCAGCGGCAGTGTGCAGGGCGTAGGATACAGAGCCTTTGTCAGAAGAAAAGCCCTTGGTTCCGGGATCAAGGGATATGTGACAAACTGCGAGGATGGAACAGTCGAAGTGATTTATCAGGGCGAGCTGGGCTTGTTCCAGGAGTTCATTTCACTGCTCCTGACAGGCCCTTCCATGAGCAGCGTCGAAGATCTCAATGTCGCTGAAATTGAAGGTCCTGAAATTTACTGGGATTTTACGGTGAAATAA
- a CDS encoding BMC domain-containing protein, which translates to MDVSLGLLESTCLTGAVEVLDFILKKVSVTAGFREYPGNGLVTVAFTGTTADVREAVDSGSEHLKRFGCYHSSTQILNPAPGLLAAFGLKEKVPMQPPNRINSKPRAEKQPESKISEQTKKTEIPQSIQESLPLPEPKIPVKPHCNFICSLCNDLTCTERWQ; encoded by the coding sequence ATGGATGTTTCTCTCGGATTGCTTGAAAGTACCTGCCTCACCGGAGCTGTGGAGGTTCTGGATTTCATCCTGAAAAAAGTTTCGGTGACTGCGGGATTCAGAGAATACCCTGGCAATGGACTGGTGACTGTGGCCTTTACGGGAACCACCGCTGATGTCAGGGAAGCAGTGGACAGCGGAAGCGAACACTTGAAGCGGTTCGGCTGTTATCACTCCTCCACTCAGATTCTGAACCCTGCGCCCGGGCTTCTTGCTGCTTTCGGGTTGAAAGAGAAAGTGCCCATGCAGCCTCCCAATAGAATCAATTCAAAGCCACGCGCTGAAAAGCAGCCTGAGAGTAAAATTTCAGAACAGACAAAAAAAACGGAAATCCCTCAATCGATTCAAGAATCCCTTCCTCTTCCAGAGCCAAAAATACCTGTCAAACCGCATTGCAATTTCATCTGCTCGCTCTGCAATGACCTGACCTGCACGGAACGCTGGCAATGA